A region of the Chryseobacterium cucumeris genome:
AGAGGTTATCTCAAAAGTCAAATGACGTGGTTTTTGTGGCTTTGTCATTCTGACGAAGGAAGAATCTCATTATAATTTAACTAAGAGATTCTTCACTACATTTCATTTCGTTCAGAATGACACTTTACGTAGCCTCTTCACTTTTACTATTCAAAGCAAGAATATCCAGTATCAATTTTATCGCAGATAAAATCCTCGCGCCTTAAAACACATTGTTTTGGTCATTATTTGCGCCTTCGCGTTCAAAAATAAAATAATCTTTTTTTTGGAAAGTCGCAAAGGCGCAAGTTTTTTAATATTAATACATTTTTAAGACGCAAGAATATTTCGACTTCGCTCAATATTAGATTTTCAGCAGGAAATATGATGTATTTTTTCACAAACTTTATTGGTATCTATGAAAAATCTGCAAAATCTCCTAAATCTGCGAGAGATTTAATCACCCAATCAATCCCTTCACATTTTTTGAAAACACCTCAATCCCTTTATTCATCTCTTCAAAATTAAGATCTCCAAATCCCAGACGCATTGCTGTAAGAACTTTATTCTGATACAACAGTGTTTTAGGAATAAAAAGATTATCCCTTGCACAATTCCGGCTCAGCTGCATCAGATTCAATGGGATATTCCATTCCAGCCATATGGCCAGCCCTCCGGAAGGTTTTTGAAAAGAGATAAAATCACCCAAATTCTCTTCTAACAACAAAGAAAAATAATCGCGTCTTTCCTGATATACCTTTAAAGATTTTTTCAGATAACGGTTGATTTCTCCCTCTGCAATCATTTCTCCTAATGCCCTTTCCATCAGAATATCTCCCTGACGGTCGATGATCCCCAGATATTTACGCATCTCTGTCATCAGATTCTCTGGAGCAACAATAAATCCTGTCCTGAATCCCGGAGCCAAAGACTTTCCAAAAGAGCCGATATAGATCACCATTCCGTTCGTATCCGCACTGGCTAAAGGAAGAATGGGGCTTTTATCATAATGAAATTCATAATCATAGTCGTCTTCCAGGATAATAAATCCGTATTCATTCGCTAATTCCAATAATTCAAATCTTCTCTGTGCACTCAAAGCAACGGTAGTAGGATAGTGGTGGTGCGGTGTCAGATAAAGCATCCGGATTTTCTGCTTTTTACAAGCTTCGCGAACGCTTTCTACGATAATTCCTTCTTGATCAATCGGAATTGAAACAATATCAACCCCAGCTTTCATAAAGATCATATTAACGGAAAAATAGCTTAAAGCTCCTACTAATACGGTATCACCTTTGGAAAGAAGAATCTCGGAAACAATATAAATACTCATTTCCGTGCTTCTGGTAATAAGGAGATTATTCTTAGAAATAGG
Encoded here:
- a CDS encoding PLP-dependent aminotransferase family protein; translated protein: MDSPVKIPYESFIKIDRKSETSIYLQVANQLINAIQRGFLPFGTKLPGTRTFSEMLEIHRNTAVAVYDELSAQGWTESFPNKGTFVIGKDQEKPVKLNDFKQNNLQNYPVSTGFSFKTSNILDNPFEHSNCEYVFNDGVPDIRLTQIGQHSRFYSSILKRKSSQKAFGHYNHDGSEFFKEHLSQYLNLSRGLPISKNNLLITRSTEMSIYIVSEILLSKGDTVLVGALSYFSVNMIFMKAGVDIVSIPIDQEGIIVESVREACKKQKIRMLYLTPHHHYPTTVALSAQRRFELLELANEYGFIILEDDYDYEFHYDKSPILPLASADTNGMVIYIGSFGKSLAPGFRTGFIVAPENLMTEMRKYLGIIDRQGDILMERALGEMIAEGEINRYLKKSLKVYQERRDYFSLLLEENLGDFISFQKPSGGLAIWLEWNIPLNLMQLSRNCARDNLFIPKTLLYQNKVLTAMRLGFGDLNFEEMNKGIEVFSKNVKGLIG